A stretch of Imperialibacter roseus DNA encodes these proteins:
- a CDS encoding sugar phosphate isomerase/epimerase family protein, which translates to MKNNEQHLASRRNFIGKSATAAAGILVAPSLLRASGFPNIIKSYGKPDSMINGVQLGVITYSFRSLPDQSAEATLKYIVDCGISAVELMGDPAESFAGKPESTIDRRAMFGLYGKQRRGEELTDDEKKQMADMQAQSAAYNKEVAAWRATASMDKFAQVKKMYNDAGVQIYAFKPNAFGKDNTDAEVIYGLKAAKALGASHVTLEHPSDDAQTRRLGTLAAKHKVSIGYHGHEQQTPTLWDTALKQSKYNGLNLDLGHFVAAGNADPLGMVRAKADRILSMHMKDRQNPEHGKKNLVWGTGDTPLTEVLQLMSEQKYKFPGTIELEYEIPEGSDPVKEVQKCVEYCRKALA; encoded by the coding sequence ATGAAAAATAACGAACAACACCTGGCTTCACGCCGGAATTTTATAGGCAAGTCGGCTACAGCAGCGGCCGGTATTTTAGTAGCCCCGTCTCTTTTAAGAGCAAGCGGTTTTCCCAACATCATCAAAAGCTATGGCAAGCCTGACTCCATGATCAACGGAGTACAGTTGGGTGTCATTACCTACTCGTTTCGCAGCCTGCCCGATCAGAGCGCTGAGGCTACGCTAAAGTACATCGTGGATTGCGGTATCAGCGCCGTGGAGCTGATGGGCGATCCGGCTGAAAGTTTTGCAGGCAAGCCTGAGAGCACTATTGACCGCAGGGCAATGTTTGGCCTGTATGGTAAGCAAAGAAGAGGGGAAGAGCTGACTGACGACGAGAAGAAACAGATGGCTGATATGCAGGCGCAGTCGGCTGCCTACAACAAGGAAGTGGCCGCCTGGAGGGCAACGGCTTCCATGGACAAGTTTGCACAGGTGAAGAAAATGTACAACGACGCCGGTGTGCAGATTTACGCTTTCAAACCCAATGCCTTTGGCAAAGACAATACCGATGCAGAAGTGATATACGGGCTGAAGGCAGCAAAAGCGCTTGGTGCCAGCCACGTTACCCTGGAGCACCCAAGCGACGATGCGCAGACACGCAGATTGGGGACCCTGGCGGCCAAGCACAAGGTGTCTATCGGCTACCACGGACACGAACAACAAACCCCTACCTTGTGGGATACGGCTTTGAAGCAGTCGAAGTACAATGGATTGAATCTTGACTTAGGCCACTTTGTAGCTGCAGGAAATGCCGATCCACTGGGCATGGTGAGAGCAAAGGCCGATCGCATTTTAAGCATGCACATGAAGGATCGCCAGAACCCTGAGCATGGGAAAAAGAACCTGGTGTGGGGAACCGGCGATACACCGCTGACAGAAGTGCTTCAGCTCATGAGCGAGCAGAAGTATAAGTTTCCCGGCACAATAGAGCTTGAATACGAGATCCCTGAAGGTTCAGATCCGGTAAAAGAAGTGCAGAAATGCGTCGAATATTGCAGAAAGGCGCTGGCTTAG